Proteins encoded together in one Solanum lycopersicum chromosome 7, SLM_r2.1 window:
- the LOC138337369 gene encoding uncharacterized protein, which produces MRKDKEVVETTGELVDKAVKDAEEPQKVILIPSPPQPFLQRLVKKVENEERRFGAFTIPCTIGLLNFAKALCVLDASINAMPLSIYKKLGLGDPKPTAMRLLMVYRTVKRSIGILHDVLVKVELFIFPTDFVIVDYEVDLEVPIILGRLFLATGRALVDMEKG; this is translated from the exons ATGAGAAAAGATAAAGAGGTAGTGGAAACTACTGGTGAATTGGTGGACAAAGCGGTGAAAGATGCAGAGGAACCCCAAAAAGTGATCCTCATTCCTAGTCCACCACAACCATTCCTTCAGAGATTGGTGAAGAAGGTTGAGAATG aagaaagaagattcggtgctttcactattccatgtaccatTGGTTTGTTAAACTTTGCTAAAGCACTATGTGTTCTCGATGCAAGCATAAATGCCATGCCTCTCTCTATTTataagaaattgggtttgggtgacccaaaacccactgcaaTGCGGTTACTGATGGTCTATCGAACAGTGAAGAGGTCtattgggatactccatgatgtgctcgTGAAGGTAGAGTTGTTTATATTTCCAACTGATTTTGTGATTGTTGACTATGAGGTGGATTTggaggtgcctattattcttgggaggttgTTCCTTGCTACTGGTCGcgccttggttgatatggaaaaagggTAG